A genome region from Arthrobacter sp. V1I9 includes the following:
- a CDS encoding response regulator, whose amino-acid sequence MSNIRVLVVEDEAIAAAAHAAYVGRLPGFELAGTAPDGQSALRLLSEFTAAGKPVELVLLDMNLPDLHGLDIARRMRSAGILADIIAITAVRELAIVRSAVAIGVVQYLIKPFTYATFADKLASYQQFRQQLAGPQGGHGKAGASQTDVDQAFASLRAPSELPLPKGLSVSTLASVQEFMKLQQGAVSATEVMDALGMSRVTARRYLEYLADAGTVSRTARYGTPGRPENEYRWSGR is encoded by the coding sequence GTGAGCAACATCCGGGTCCTCGTTGTTGAGGACGAGGCCATCGCGGCCGCCGCGCATGCAGCATACGTGGGGCGGCTGCCGGGCTTCGAGCTCGCCGGCACCGCCCCGGACGGCCAGTCCGCCCTGCGGCTGCTCAGCGAGTTCACGGCCGCGGGAAAGCCAGTGGAACTTGTCCTGCTGGACATGAACCTGCCCGACCTCCACGGCTTGGATATCGCCCGGCGGATGAGGTCGGCAGGAATCCTGGCGGACATCATCGCCATCACGGCGGTCCGCGAACTTGCGATTGTGCGCAGCGCAGTTGCCATCGGCGTTGTCCAGTATTTGATCAAGCCCTTCACCTATGCCACCTTCGCGGACAAGCTGGCAAGCTACCAGCAGTTCCGGCAGCAGCTGGCCGGTCCGCAGGGCGGCCATGGGAAGGCAGGGGCTTCCCAGACGGACGTGGACCAGGCGTTCGCGAGCCTGCGGGCACCATCTGAACTGCCCCTCCCCAAGGGGCTCTCGGTGTCCACTCTGGCGTCCGTCCAGGAGTTCATGAAGCTGCAGCAGGGTGCTGTCTCCGCCACTGAAGTCATGGATGCACTGGGCATGTCACGGGTCACCGCGCGCCGCTACCTTGAGTACTTGGCCGACGCCGGAACTGTGTCCAGGACAGCCCGCTACGGAACGCCCGGCCGGCCGGAGAACGAATACCGGTGGAGCGGCCGCTGA
- a CDS encoding SMC-Scp complex subunit ScpB, protein MTEQATQADTQGEPGVESLPGGAKAALEAVLMVIDEPATEEELAAGLELPVAAVAALLAELQRDYSGYTVKAPDMDQASGTGFGSSPRGFELRKVAGGWRIYSRAEFAHIVGKYVLEGQTARLTQAALETLAVIAYRQPVSRARVSAIRGVNVDSVVRTLAQRGLIEDSGTDPESGAILYRTTSYFLERMGISSVAELPQLSPHLPGLDGIAEFYDTEGI, encoded by the coding sequence GTGACTGAGCAGGCAACCCAAGCTGACACCCAGGGGGAGCCGGGCGTCGAAAGCCTCCCCGGCGGGGCCAAAGCCGCCCTCGAGGCGGTGCTCATGGTCATAGACGAGCCCGCCACGGAGGAAGAACTGGCGGCAGGGCTCGAACTTCCCGTTGCCGCCGTCGCTGCCCTGCTCGCAGAACTCCAGCGGGATTATAGCGGCTATACTGTTAAAGCCCCGGATATGGATCAAGCCAGTGGAACTGGTTTTGGCTCCAGCCCCCGGGGTTTTGAATTGCGGAAGGTCGCCGGTGGCTGGCGGATCTACTCCCGTGCCGAGTTCGCCCACATCGTGGGCAAATATGTGCTGGAGGGCCAAACAGCCAGGCTTACCCAGGCCGCCCTGGAAACGCTCGCGGTCATTGCATACCGCCAGCCGGTCTCCAGGGCCAGGGTGTCCGCAATCAGGGGAGTCAATGTTGATTCCGTCGTACGGACGCTCGCCCAGCGCGGACTGATCGAGGACTCGGGAACGGATCCCGAGTCCGGCGCCATCCTCTACCGGACCACCTCATATTTTCTGGAGCGGATGGGAATCAGCTCGGTGGCTGAGCTGCCGCAGCTGTCCCCGCACCTTCCGGGGCTGGACGGCATCGCGGAGTTCTACGACACCGAAGGAATATAG
- a CDS encoding sensor histidine kinase: MIHRWSIARRLFVANLLIVVAFIAIVGTATYVDARDRTYNEAGQRMAGIAASIAASPLVLQAAASRDPSPILQPYAKDVMAATGVDFITIMAPDRTRWTHPRDEELGRPYIGSIDAALRGEAFTEVVAGTLGPSVRTIVPAKDGTGAVKAMVSVGVTVRTVDVAFAGRLPALLAIGLALLVGGSLASWLLGRYLRGVTRGWGPEQLAQLFAYYESVLHSVREGLILIDTKGRVVMYNDPAAELLGLDRPGSKDPTRPPSLADLPLEEGLRALFESGRSAKDEILLTGSRILVVNQGPAKGPESPGSRAKTPVYGTVATLRDRTEIEALGSELETMRTLSDALRAQTHEHANRLHTMLSLLELGRTQEALAFATKDLELSQQLTDDMVSSVDEPVLGALVMGKVAEAHERGVQLDVAALGSASVAGIAVQDLVTILGNLLDNAMDAAADGPPPRRVELTVESDEEGLDITVHDSGPGIDQAAAENILRHGFSTKPAGPGGRGVGLALVRQAVQRLGGSLTINGRRGAKFEVFLPAAVPAQKEHKQ, encoded by the coding sequence ATGATCCACCGCTGGAGTATCGCCCGAAGGCTCTTCGTGGCTAACCTGCTGATTGTGGTTGCGTTCATCGCCATCGTTGGAACGGCCACTTATGTGGACGCCCGCGACCGCACCTATAACGAAGCGGGGCAGCGGATGGCCGGGATTGCGGCTTCCATCGCGGCCAGCCCGCTGGTGTTGCAAGCCGCCGCTTCCCGCGACCCTTCCCCCATCCTTCAGCCCTACGCCAAGGACGTCATGGCGGCGACCGGCGTCGACTTCATCACCATCATGGCCCCGGACCGGACGCGGTGGACGCATCCCCGCGACGAGGAACTCGGCCGGCCCTATATCGGCTCCATCGACGCCGCGCTTCGGGGCGAGGCCTTCACCGAGGTTGTCGCAGGAACCCTTGGCCCCTCGGTGCGCACCATTGTTCCCGCTAAGGATGGAACGGGGGCGGTGAAGGCGATGGTGTCTGTGGGCGTCACCGTGCGCACAGTCGATGTTGCCTTCGCCGGGCGCCTGCCCGCGCTACTGGCCATCGGCCTTGCCCTGCTGGTGGGAGGCTCGCTGGCATCGTGGCTGCTGGGGCGTTATCTCCGCGGCGTCACGCGGGGGTGGGGGCCGGAGCAGCTGGCCCAACTTTTCGCCTACTACGAATCGGTGCTGCATTCCGTGCGGGAGGGACTGATCCTCATCGACACAAAAGGCCGCGTAGTGATGTACAACGACCCGGCGGCCGAGCTGCTCGGCCTGGACCGTCCTGGCAGCAAGGACCCCACCCGGCCGCCGTCGCTGGCCGACCTGCCGCTCGAGGAGGGACTGCGGGCCCTGTTCGAGTCAGGGCGCAGCGCCAAGGACGAGATCCTCCTGACCGGTTCCCGCATCCTGGTGGTGAACCAAGGACCCGCCAAGGGGCCCGAGTCCCCGGGAAGCCGCGCAAAAACCCCTGTTTACGGCACCGTGGCAACGCTGCGGGACCGCACCGAAATCGAAGCCCTCGGCAGCGAGCTGGAAACAATGCGCACGCTCTCCGATGCCCTCCGCGCCCAGACGCACGAGCACGCCAACCGGCTGCACACCATGCTTTCACTGCTGGAACTGGGCCGCACCCAGGAGGCCCTGGCCTTCGCGACAAAGGACCTGGAGCTCAGCCAGCAGCTGACGGATGACATGGTCAGCTCCGTGGACGAACCCGTGCTTGGAGCGCTGGTGATGGGCAAGGTGGCCGAAGCCCACGAACGCGGCGTGCAGTTGGATGTGGCCGCGCTCGGCTCAGCAAGTGTGGCAGGAATTGCCGTCCAGGACCTGGTGACCATCCTTGGTAACCTGCTGGACAACGCCATGGATGCTGCCGCGGACGGCCCGCCGCCGCGGCGGGTGGAGCTCACGGTGGAGTCCGATGAGGAAGGACTGGACATCACGGTCCACGATTCCGGGCCCGGTATTGACCAGGCCGCGGCGGAGAACATCCTCCGGCACGGGTTCAGCACCAAGCCGGCGGGCCCCGGCGGCCGGGGCGTCGGGCTCGCCCTGGTGCGGCAGGCGGTGCAGCGCCTGGGCGGCAGCCTGACCATCAATGGACGGCGCGGCGCCAAGTTCGAAGTGTTCCTCCCCGCAGCGGTGCCAGCACAGAAGGAGCACAAACAGTGA
- a CDS encoding prephenate dehydrogenase, with the protein MSAFHSQGRGHLDGPVVVIGTGLLGTSIGLGLRGRGVPVFLSDPSPTNQAVAVDIGAGQPLTGLAGAAPQLVVVAAPPDVTADVVAKALVDYPESVVVDIASVKAGILSALRSRGVDLSRYVGTHPMAGREKSGPVAARGELFTSMPWVVCPSEESSGAALQTARALATDLGAVVSQFTADEHDEAVALVSHLPQVMSSLLASRLQGTPLHALSLAGNGLRDVTRIAASDPALWVQILGGNAAKVVEILYGVREDLNRLIGTLEEPTAPGARLDLAQLMSEGNAGQARIPGKHGGPPQAYSWLTVLVDDTPGQIARLLTEIGEIGVNLEDLRLDHSSGQNVGMVEISVLPNKHDHLIEALNDRGWRVLQ; encoded by the coding sequence ATGTCCGCTTTCCACAGCCAGGGCCGCGGGCACCTGGACGGTCCGGTGGTGGTCATCGGTACGGGGCTGCTGGGCACCAGCATTGGGCTGGGTTTGCGCGGCCGGGGCGTGCCGGTTTTCCTCTCTGACCCTTCGCCCACCAACCAGGCTGTAGCGGTGGATATTGGCGCAGGCCAGCCCCTGACCGGGCTTGCCGGCGCTGCACCCCAGCTGGTGGTGGTGGCTGCCCCGCCGGACGTCACGGCAGATGTTGTGGCCAAAGCGCTGGTGGACTACCCGGAGTCCGTGGTGGTTGACATCGCAAGTGTCAAGGCCGGGATCCTCTCGGCGCTGCGCAGCCGCGGTGTGGACCTTTCCCGCTACGTGGGCACACACCCCATGGCCGGGCGGGAAAAGTCCGGGCCGGTCGCAGCCCGCGGGGAGCTCTTCACCTCGATGCCCTGGGTGGTATGCCCCTCAGAGGAATCGTCCGGGGCGGCCCTGCAGACCGCCCGCGCACTGGCCACGGACCTCGGAGCAGTTGTTTCCCAGTTCACTGCAGACGAACACGACGAAGCTGTGGCCCTGGTGTCGCACCTGCCCCAGGTCATGTCATCGCTGTTGGCCAGCCGGCTGCAGGGAACACCGCTGCACGCGTTGTCCCTTGCGGGCAACGGATTGCGGGACGTTACCCGGATAGCAGCCAGCGATCCAGCACTCTGGGTCCAGATCCTGGGCGGCAACGCGGCGAAGGTGGTCGAGATCCTCTACGGCGTGCGGGAGGACCTCAACCGCCTGATCGGCACGCTCGAAGAGCCAACTGCCCCGGGTGCCAGGCTTGACCTCGCACAGCTGATGAGCGAAGGCAACGCCGGCCAGGCCCGGATTCCCGGCAAGCACGGCGGGCCTCCCCAGGCGTATTCGTGGCTTACCGTCCTGGTGGACGATACACCGGGCCAGATAGCCCGGCTCCTCACCGAGATTGGTGAAATCGGCGTCAACCTGGAGGACCTGCGCCTGGACCACTCGTCGGGCCAAAACGTAGGTATGGTGGAAATCTCCGTGTTGCCGAACAAGCATGACCACCTGATCGAAGCACTCAACGACCGCGGATGGCGGGTACTCCAGTAA
- a CDS encoding ParA family protein: protein MSSEQGSATLEGTQFDLEDAVMGPTGRPYREFPEPAPLASHGPARVIAMVNQKGGVGKTTSTINLAAALAEYGRRVLLVDFDPQGALSAGLGVNPHELDLTVYNVLMDRKVDIRDAIHQTGVEHVDLLPANIDLSAAEVQLVNEVAREQVLDRALKKVEDDYDVVLIDCQPSLGLLTVNALTAAHGVIIPLICEFFALRAVALLVETIDKVQDRLNPRLQVDGVLATMYDARTLHSREVITRLVEAFGDKVFETVIKRSIKFADATVAAEPITSYAGNHVGADAYRRLAKELISRGGAP, encoded by the coding sequence GTGAGCAGCGAACAGGGTTCAGCAACTCTGGAGGGCACGCAATTCGACCTGGAAGACGCGGTAATGGGACCCACGGGGCGGCCCTACCGCGAGTTCCCGGAACCTGCGCCCCTGGCCTCCCACGGTCCGGCACGCGTCATCGCCATGGTCAACCAAAAGGGCGGCGTGGGGAAGACCACATCCACCATCAACCTGGCGGCAGCACTGGCGGAGTACGGCCGCCGCGTGCTCCTGGTCGACTTTGATCCCCAGGGCGCCCTGTCTGCCGGCCTGGGCGTGAATCCGCACGAACTCGACCTCACCGTTTACAACGTCCTGATGGACCGCAAAGTGGATATCCGGGACGCCATTCACCAGACCGGCGTCGAACACGTGGACCTCCTGCCCGCAAACATCGACCTCTCAGCGGCGGAAGTCCAGTTGGTCAACGAGGTGGCCCGCGAGCAGGTCCTTGACCGGGCCCTCAAAAAGGTGGAAGACGATTACGACGTCGTCCTCATCGACTGCCAGCCATCCCTTGGCCTCCTGACTGTTAACGCGCTGACCGCCGCGCACGGTGTGATCATCCCGCTCATCTGCGAGTTCTTTGCCCTCCGCGCTGTGGCGCTGCTGGTGGAGACCATCGACAAGGTCCAGGACAGGCTTAACCCGCGCCTGCAGGTGGATGGTGTGCTGGCCACCATGTACGACGCCCGGACGCTGCACAGTCGCGAGGTCATCACCCGTTTGGTGGAGGCCTTTGGCGACAAAGTCTTCGAGACCGTCATCAAGCGCTCCATCAAGTTCGCCGACGCCACCGTCGCCGCGGAGCCCATCACCAGCTATGCGGGCAACCACGTGGGCGCTGATGCGTACCGCAGGCTGGCCAAAGAACTGATTTCGCGCGGCGGCGCACCCTAG
- the cmk gene encoding (d)CMP kinase — translation MTQELLDTLPALRVGRPLVVAIDGPSGSGKSSVSKEVARRLRLAYLDTGAMYRALTWYCVTKGIDLEDGAAVEQASRDLVLDMSTGPQEEYVRVDGVDVTDAIREPAISSAVSAVATTLGARTELIRRQRELIDKHHRRMVVEGRDITTVVAPGAEVRMLLTASEEARLRRRGIQLGGTQNAEQLAAQVTHRDAKDSTVVNFTQAASGVVTLDSSDLDFDQTVAAALVIVTKVLNRD, via the coding sequence ATGACACAAGAACTTCTTGACACCCTGCCCGCCCTGCGCGTCGGCAGGCCGCTGGTGGTTGCCATCGACGGGCCCTCAGGCTCCGGCAAGTCCAGCGTCAGCAAGGAAGTAGCCCGCAGGCTCCGGCTTGCCTACCTGGACACCGGCGCGATGTACCGGGCACTTACCTGGTACTGCGTCACCAAGGGCATTGACCTGGAGGACGGTGCGGCGGTGGAGCAGGCGTCCCGCGACCTGGTCCTGGACATGAGCACCGGCCCGCAGGAGGAATACGTCCGCGTGGACGGGGTTGACGTCACAGACGCCATCCGTGAACCTGCCATCTCCTCAGCAGTCAGTGCCGTGGCCACAACCCTTGGGGCCAGGACCGAGCTCATCCGGCGGCAGCGCGAATTGATTGACAAGCACCACCGCCGGATGGTGGTGGAAGGCAGGGACATCACCACCGTCGTCGCGCCCGGCGCGGAAGTGCGGATGCTGCTCACGGCCAGCGAGGAAGCACGGCTGCGCCGGCGCGGAATCCAGCTCGGCGGCACCCAGAACGCCGAGCAGCTGGCGGCACAGGTGACCCACCGCGACGCCAAGGACTCCACGGTGGTCAACTTCACGCAGGCCGCTTCCGGCGTAGTCACCCTCGATTCCTCCGACCTGGACTTCGACCAGACGGTAGCCGCAGCCCTCGTGATTGTGACCAAGGTCCTGAACCGTGACTGA
- the prpB gene encoding methylisocitrate lyase, whose translation MLYSKVTPEQKRIRFRELLAAGTIAQFPGAFNPLSARLIEEKGFAGVYISGAVLANDLGLPDIGLTTLTEVATRAGQIARMTDLPAIVDADTGFGEPMNVARTVQEIENAGLAGLHIEDQFNPKRCGHLDGKNVVDLETATKRIHAAADARRDPNFLIMARTDIRAVDGLEAAQDRARALVEAGADAIFPEAMKDLSEFQAIREAVDVPILANMTEFGKSDLFTVDQLQGVGVNMVIYPVTLLRSAMGAAERTLESIRAEGTQEAQVGSMLTRTRLYDLVDYEGYNRFDSGVFNFRIPGE comes from the coding sequence ATGCTGTATTCCAAGGTCACCCCTGAACAGAAGCGGATTCGGTTCCGCGAACTGCTGGCCGCCGGGACCATTGCGCAGTTCCCGGGTGCGTTCAACCCGCTCTCGGCACGGCTGATCGAGGAAAAGGGTTTCGCCGGTGTCTACATCTCCGGCGCGGTCCTTGCCAATGATCTTGGTTTGCCGGACATCGGCCTGACCACCCTCACCGAAGTTGCCACCCGGGCCGGGCAGATCGCCCGCATGACTGACCTGCCCGCCATCGTGGACGCCGATACCGGCTTCGGTGAACCGATGAACGTGGCCCGCACCGTGCAGGAAATCGAGAACGCGGGCCTTGCCGGGCTGCACATCGAGGACCAGTTCAACCCGAAGCGCTGCGGCCACCTGGACGGCAAGAACGTGGTGGACCTGGAAACTGCAACCAAGCGGATCCACGCTGCAGCCGACGCCCGCCGGGACCCGAATTTCCTGATCATGGCCCGCACCGACATCCGGGCCGTGGACGGGCTGGAGGCCGCGCAGGACCGCGCCCGGGCGCTCGTGGAAGCCGGAGCCGATGCCATCTTCCCGGAGGCAATGAAGGACCTCAGCGAGTTCCAGGCCATCCGGGAAGCCGTGGACGTGCCCATCCTGGCCAACATGACAGAGTTCGGTAAAAGCGACCTGTTCACCGTGGACCAGCTCCAGGGCGTCGGCGTGAATATGGTCATTTATCCGGTGACCCTTCTCCGTAGTGCCATGGGCGCTGCCGAGCGTACGCTGGAATCGATCAGGGCTGAGGGCACGCAGGAGGCGCAGGTAGGAAGCATGCTGACCCGCACACGGTTATACGATCTGGTTGACTACGAAGGCTACAACCGCTTCGACAGCGGAGTGTTCAATTTCCGGATCCCCGGGGAGTAG
- a CDS encoding 8-oxo-dGTP diphosphatase gives MTAANVTLCFLLRDRPDGPEVLLGMKRTGFGKGKIVGIGGHVEPGENDSEAVIREVFEETGVSVHVEDLADAGVVHFVFPARPEWDMKTRLYTARAWKGEPAPSDEILPEWFRVDTLPVERMWQDADHWLPVVLEGGRVNVVVTMDADNESVASSESPLP, from the coding sequence ATGACTGCAGCCAATGTGACCCTCTGCTTCCTGCTCCGGGACAGGCCGGACGGCCCCGAGGTCCTGCTGGGGATGAAGCGCACCGGTTTCGGCAAAGGCAAAATCGTCGGGATCGGCGGCCACGTGGAGCCGGGAGAGAACGACAGCGAAGCGGTCATCCGGGAAGTTTTCGAGGAAACCGGCGTCTCGGTGCACGTGGAGGACCTCGCGGACGCGGGCGTGGTGCACTTTGTGTTCCCGGCCCGGCCTGAGTGGGACATGAAAACCAGGCTTTATACCGCCCGCGCATGGAAGGGCGAGCCGGCCCCCAGCGACGAAATCCTGCCTGAGTGGTTCCGCGTGGACACCCTCCCCGTGGAGAGGATGTGGCAGGACGCCGACCACTGGCTGCCCGTGGTGCTGGAGGGCGGCAGGGTCAACGTCGTCGTGACCATGGACGCCGACAATGAATCAGTCGCCTCGTCGGAAAGCCCGCTGCCATAA
- a CDS encoding pseudouridine synthase, with translation MTQAGRQGSPRNSSGRNGSERNASQRNTSQGGNPGGGFRGGAAKRGGGFGSDRPQRAPKPREERFIDPDEAAAGTQPGRGAAEPRSAKPSSRKPAARKPGAKKAPGTPGALKPKPRTGAPGAAASRAFGSERFGQNLGPVRRPSRKKGPRGEVPQSELHDADGVRLQKVMASAGVASRRVCEEMIAEGRVEVDGQVVTELGVRIDPKTAVIHVDGLRIQLDENLVYMVFNKPKGVVSTMEDPEGRPCISDFLRNQQGERLFHVGRLDVATEGLLLLTNDGELANRLTHPSYEVPKTYLVQVRGPFPQGIGAKLKEGVELEDGFASVDSFRLVDSTPGHVLIEVVLHSGKNRIVRRLFDAVGFPVLRLVRVKVGPIGLGDQRQGSIRNLGKQEVGHLLASVGL, from the coding sequence ATGACACAGGCGGGACGCCAGGGTTCACCACGTAACAGTTCGGGACGTAACGGTTCGGAACGCAACGCATCACAGCGCAACACCTCCCAGGGAGGCAACCCGGGCGGCGGCTTCCGGGGCGGCGCCGCCAAGCGCGGCGGCGGATTCGGCAGCGACCGCCCGCAGCGCGCACCCAAGCCGCGCGAGGAGCGCTTCATCGATCCGGACGAGGCCGCCGCCGGCACCCAGCCAGGCCGCGGAGCCGCGGAACCCAGATCCGCCAAGCCTTCCTCGCGGAAGCCTGCCGCCCGCAAGCCAGGCGCCAAGAAAGCACCCGGAACGCCGGGTGCCCTCAAGCCAAAGCCACGTACCGGCGCCCCGGGAGCCGCAGCTTCCCGTGCTTTCGGCAGCGAACGCTTCGGCCAGAACCTGGGCCCGGTCCGCCGGCCTTCACGTAAAAAGGGCCCGCGCGGCGAGGTTCCCCAGTCGGAACTGCATGATGCCGACGGCGTCCGCCTGCAGAAGGTCATGGCCTCCGCAGGGGTAGCGTCACGGCGCGTCTGCGAGGAGATGATTGCCGAGGGCCGGGTGGAAGTGGACGGCCAGGTCGTCACTGAGCTGGGTGTCCGCATCGACCCGAAAACCGCCGTCATCCACGTTGACGGACTCCGGATCCAGCTGGACGAGAACCTGGTGTACATGGTGTTCAACAAGCCCAAGGGTGTTGTTTCCACCATGGAGGATCCCGAGGGCCGGCCCTGCATCAGCGACTTCCTGCGCAACCAGCAGGGGGAACGCCTGTTCCATGTGGGCCGGCTCGACGTCGCCACCGAGGGGCTGCTGCTGCTGACCAACGACGGCGAACTCGCCAACCGCCTGACGCACCCCTCCTACGAGGTGCCCAAGACGTACCTGGTACAGGTCCGGGGCCCCTTCCCACAAGGCATCGGTGCCAAGCTCAAGGAAGGCGTGGAACTGGAGGACGGCTTCGCTTCGGTGGATTCCTTCCGGCTCGTTGACTCCACTCCGGGCCACGTCCTGATCGAGGTAGTGCTGCACTCCGGCAAGAACCGCATCGTCCGCCGCCTGTTCGATGCCGTCGGATTCCCAGTCCTGCGGCTGGTCCGCGTCAAGGTGGGTCCCATCGGTCTGGGTGACCAGCGCCAGGGAAGCATCCGCAACCTCGGCAAGCAGGAAGTCGGCCACCTGCTGGCATCCGTAGGGCTCTGA
- a CDS encoding bifunctional 2-methylcitrate synthase/citrate synthase, which yields MAEEDIKKGLAGVVVDYTSVSKVNPDTNSLLYRGYPVQELAARCSFEEVAYLLWNGELPDQQQLAEFTARERAGRALDPVVKQVIDALPESSHPMDVCRTAASVMGARHPLAEDSSREANMAKATDLFSAMPAVVAYDQRRRHGQGLIEQRDDLGYSANFLWMTFGEEQVPEVVEAFNVSMILYAEHSFNASTFTARVITSTLADLHSAVTGAIGALKGPLHGGANEAVMHTFDEIGIRPQESLEEAAARAKAWMEDALASKKKVMGFGHRVYKHGDSRVPTMKAALDKMVAHYGRPELLGLYSGLEAAMDEAKGIKPNLDYPAGPTYHLMGFDTRTFTPLFVASRITGWTAHIMEQLDANSLIRPLSEYVGPEERHVP from the coding sequence ATGGCTGAAGAGGACATCAAAAAAGGTCTTGCCGGCGTCGTGGTGGATTACACGTCCGTCTCGAAGGTCAACCCGGACACCAATTCCCTGCTCTACAGGGGCTACCCCGTCCAGGAGCTCGCCGCCAGGTGCAGCTTTGAGGAAGTGGCCTACCTGCTCTGGAACGGTGAGCTGCCGGATCAGCAGCAGTTGGCGGAGTTCACCGCGCGTGAGCGGGCCGGCCGGGCCCTGGACCCGGTGGTCAAGCAGGTCATCGACGCGCTGCCGGAGAGCTCCCATCCGATGGATGTCTGCCGGACTGCTGCCTCGGTGATGGGCGCCCGGCACCCCCTGGCAGAAGACTCCTCCCGCGAGGCCAACATGGCCAAAGCCACCGACCTGTTCTCGGCCATGCCGGCGGTTGTGGCTTACGACCAGCGCCGCCGCCACGGGCAGGGTCTCATAGAGCAGCGCGATGACCTGGGCTATTCCGCCAACTTCCTCTGGATGACCTTTGGCGAGGAACAGGTGCCGGAGGTGGTGGAGGCCTTTAACGTCTCGATGATCCTCTACGCCGAGCACTCCTTTAACGCCTCAACCTTCACGGCCAGGGTGATCACGTCCACGCTGGCGGACCTGCACTCTGCCGTCACGGGCGCCATCGGCGCTTTGAAGGGACCGTTGCACGGCGGCGCCAACGAGGCTGTGATGCACACCTTTGACGAGATCGGGATCCGGCCGCAGGAATCTTTGGAGGAAGCAGCGGCCCGCGCCAAAGCATGGATGGAAGACGCGCTGGCCTCGAAGAAGAAGGTCATGGGGTTCGGGCACCGCGTGTACAAGCACGGCGACTCCCGGGTGCCCACCATGAAGGCCGCGCTGGACAAGATGGTTGCCCACTACGGCCGGCCCGAGCTGCTGGGGTTGTACAGCGGGCTGGAAGCGGCGATGGACGAGGCGAAGGGCATCAAGCCGAACCTCGACTATCCAGCCGGCCCCACCTACCACCTGATGGGGTTCGACACCCGCACCTTCACTCCCCTGTTTGTGGCCAGCCGCATCACCGGATGGACCGCGCACATCATGGAGCAGCTGGACGCCAACTCTCTGATCCGTCCGCTGAGCGAATACGTGGGTCCGGAGGAGCGGCACGTTCCATAG
- a CDS encoding ScpA family protein — MAESKPGFEVRLANFTGPFDLLLGLIAKHQLDITEVAIATVTDEFIKYIRNLQKLGEEWALDEASEFLVIAATLLDLKAARLLPAGEVENDEDIALLEAKDLLFARLLQYKAFKHVAGLLGETLHQEAMRFPRQVALEGHFAAMLPELVWKHTPEQFARLAEAALQPKAPKPTEVGLAHLHGGHVSVKEQAEVMGLRLRIESPLTFRALIADAESTLVVVARFLALLELFRDKAVSFDQLLPLGDLAVHWIAGNGEWSAENLSEEFEEQL; from the coding sequence GTGGCCGAATCCAAGCCCGGCTTCGAGGTACGGCTGGCCAATTTCACAGGTCCCTTTGACCTCCTGCTCGGACTGATTGCCAAGCATCAGCTGGACATCACCGAGGTAGCCATAGCTACGGTGACCGACGAATTCATCAAGTACATCCGTAACCTGCAGAAGCTGGGTGAGGAGTGGGCCCTGGATGAGGCCAGCGAGTTCCTGGTCATCGCCGCCACGCTGCTGGACCTCAAAGCCGCCCGCCTCCTTCCCGCCGGGGAGGTCGAGAACGATGAAGACATCGCGCTGCTCGAAGCCAAGGACCTGCTCTTCGCCCGGCTGCTCCAGTACAAGGCCTTCAAACACGTGGCAGGTCTCCTGGGCGAAACCCTGCACCAGGAGGCCATGCGCTTTCCGCGGCAGGTGGCGCTGGAGGGACACTTCGCGGCCATGCTTCCCGAGCTCGTCTGGAAGCACACTCCCGAACAGTTTGCCCGCCTGGCCGAGGCCGCCCTGCAGCCCAAGGCCCCAAAGCCAACCGAGGTGGGCCTTGCGCATCTGCACGGCGGCCATGTCAGCGTAAAGGAGCAGGCAGAAGTAATGGGCCTGCGGCTTCGCATTGAATCGCCGCTGACCTTCCGGGCCCTGATCGCCGATGCTGAATCCACGCTGGTGGTGGTTGCAAGGTTCCTTGCCCTCCTTGAGCTGTTCCGGGACAAGGCTGTTTCATTCGACCAGCTCTTGCCGCTGGGGGACCTGGCAGTGCATTGGATTGCCGGGAACGGGGAATGGTCGGCGGAAAACCTGAGCGAAGAATTCGAGGAGCAGTTGTGA